One genomic region from Streptomyces venezuelae encodes:
- a CDS encoding ArsA-related P-loop ATPase: protein MRIILVTGPGGAGRTTVAAATALAEARAGRRVLLVSEEADPGLAGGGLSILRPDPAADFRREFLALQARSAAALDLLGAAPFEDAELTELPGSRQFALLRALRDAAQGEHDLAVVDLPPLPEALALLALPEQLRRYLRRLLPPERQAARALRPMLAQLAGVPMPAQWLYETTARWEAELAAAQAVAEAPTTSVRLVLEPGPAAVRALRTARLGLALQGLTLDAVVANRLLPADSEDPWLAGLTAQQHRHLVELRTAAGLVRELPHLGRDPRGAEDLALLAPVPPAAPAPVPVPGREVEDRREEDGVLVWHIALPGAVKEELALVRRGDELLLTVGPFRRHLPLPSVLRRCTVTGAGLVEGDLRVRFTPDPGLWPRTP, encoded by the coding sequence ATGCGGATCATCCTTGTCACCGGCCCCGGCGGCGCCGGACGCACCACCGTCGCCGCCGCGACCGCCCTGGCCGAGGCGCGCGCCGGGCGCCGGGTCCTGCTCGTCTCCGAGGAGGCCGACCCGGGGCTCGCAGGGGGCGGCCTGAGCATCCTGCGCCCCGATCCCGCCGCGGACTTCCGGCGCGAGTTCCTCGCGCTCCAGGCCCGCTCCGCCGCCGCCCTCGACCTCCTCGGCGCCGCGCCCTTCGAGGACGCCGAGCTCACCGAACTCCCCGGCAGCCGCCAGTTCGCCCTGCTGAGGGCCCTGCGCGACGCCGCCCAGGGCGAGCACGACCTCGCCGTCGTCGACCTGCCCCCGCTCCCCGAGGCCCTCGCCCTCCTCGCCCTGCCCGAGCAGCTCCGCCGCTATCTGCGCCGCCTCCTGCCCCCGGAACGGCAGGCCGCCCGCGCGCTGCGCCCCATGCTCGCCCAGCTCGCCGGTGTCCCCATGCCCGCGCAGTGGCTGTACGAGACCACCGCCCGCTGGGAGGCCGAGCTGGCCGCCGCCCAGGCCGTCGCCGAAGCCCCCACCACCAGCGTCCGGCTCGTCCTCGAACCCGGACCCGCCGCCGTGCGCGCGCTGCGTACCGCCCGGCTCGGCCTCGCCCTCCAGGGCCTCACCCTCGACGCCGTCGTCGCCAACCGGCTGCTCCCCGCCGACTCCGAGGACCCCTGGCTCGCCGGGCTCACCGCCCAGCAGCACCGGCACCTGGTGGAGCTCCGTACCGCCGCGGGCCTCGTGCGCGAGCTGCCGCACCTCGGCCGCGACCCGCGCGGCGCCGAGGACCTCGCCCTCCTGGCGCCCGTCCCTCCCGCCGCCCCCGCCCCGGTCCCCGTACCCGGCCGTGAGGTCGAGGACCGGCGGGAGGAGGACGGCGTCCTCGTCTGGCACATCGCGCTGCCCGGCGCCGTCAAGGAGGAGCTCGCCCTCGTCCGCCGCGGCGACGAACTGCTCCTGACCGTCGGCCCGTTCCGCCGCCACCTGCCCCTGCCGTCCGTCCTGCGCCGCTGCACCGTGACCGGCGCCGGGCTCGTCGAAGGGGACCTCAGGGTCCGTTTCACCCCCGACCCGGGACTCTGGCCACGGACCCCCTGA
- a CDS encoding endonuclease/exonuclease/phosphatase family protein, translating into MAISELPNSRTEADGSAVLRVLSYNVRSMRDDEDALARVIRACAPDLVFVQEAPRFFRWRRHAARLAAKSELVMLSGGATAAGPMLLCSLRATVERTEDVLLPLTPGLHRRGLATAVVRFAGARVGLISCHLSLRKDERYAQAGMVLDRVAALGTPYTLVGGDLNERPGGPAFTRLATELRDGWAVSPWGGEHTSTPADPHQRIDAILATPGIEFLGCGVPPHLDPTDLRTATDHLPVLAAVRVPAS; encoded by the coding sequence ATGGCGATCAGTGAGCTGCCCAACTCCCGCACCGAGGCGGACGGTTCGGCCGTCCTCCGGGTCCTGAGCTACAACGTCCGCTCGATGCGCGACGACGAGGACGCCCTCGCCCGGGTGATCCGGGCCTGCGCCCCGGACCTCGTCTTCGTCCAGGAGGCCCCGCGCTTCTTCCGCTGGCGCAGGCACGCGGCCCGGCTCGCCGCCAAGAGCGAGCTCGTGATGCTGAGCGGCGGCGCCACCGCGGCGGGGCCGATGCTCCTCTGCTCCCTGCGGGCCACCGTGGAACGCACCGAGGACGTGCTGCTGCCGCTCACCCCCGGCCTGCACCGCCGCGGCCTCGCGACCGCCGTCGTCCGCTTCGCCGGGGCCAGGGTCGGGCTGATCAGCTGCCACCTGAGCCTGCGGAAGGACGAGCGGTACGCCCAGGCCGGGATGGTCCTCGACCGGGTCGCCGCGCTGGGCACCCCGTACACCCTCGTGGGCGGAGACCTCAACGAACGGCCCGGCGGCCCCGCCTTCACCCGGCTCGCCACGGAGCTCCGGGACGGCTGGGCGGTCAGCCCCTGGGGCGGTGAGCACACCTCGACCCCGGCCGACCCGCACCAGCGCATCGACGCCATCCTGGCCACCCCGGGCATCGAGTTCCTCGGCTGCGGGGTCCCGCCCCACCTCGACCCCACGGACCTGAGAACGGCCACGGACCACCTGCCAGTGCTGGCGGCGGTCCGTGTGCCCGCCTCGTAG
- a CDS encoding glycosyltransferase family 4 protein, protein MDKTLIVTNDFPPRPGGIQAFLHNMALRLDPEQIVVYASTWKRSREGVEATALFDAEQPFTVVRDRTTMLLPTPRVTARATALLREHGCRSVWFGAAAPLGLMAPALRRAGAKRLVATTHGHEAGWAQLPAARQLLGRIGEGTDTVTYLGEYTRSRIAEALTPAAAARMVQLPPGVDEKTFHPDSGGAEVRARLGLSDRPVVVCVSRLVPRKGQDTLIRALPAILRRVPDAVLLIVGGGPYEKDLRRLAHETGVAGSVRFTGAVPWAELPAHYGAGDVFAMPCRTRRGGLDVEGLGIVYLEASATGLPVVAGDSGGAPDAVLDGETGWVVRGESAEETADRVATLLLDPELRARMGERGRAWVEEKWRWDLLAERLRELL, encoded by the coding sequence ATGGACAAGACCCTGATCGTAACCAACGACTTCCCGCCACGACCCGGCGGAATCCAGGCGTTCCTGCACAACATGGCGCTGCGCCTGGACCCCGAACAGATCGTGGTCTACGCCTCCACGTGGAAGCGAAGCCGCGAAGGAGTCGAGGCGACCGCCCTGTTTGACGCCGAACAGCCTTTCACGGTTGTCCGCGATCGCACCACCATGCTGCTGCCCACCCCTCGGGTCACCGCCCGCGCCACCGCCCTGCTGCGCGAGCACGGCTGCCGGTCCGTGTGGTTCGGTGCCGCCGCGCCGCTCGGCCTGATGGCCCCGGCGCTGCGCCGGGCGGGCGCGAAGCGGCTCGTCGCCACCACCCACGGGCACGAGGCCGGCTGGGCCCAGCTGCCCGCGGCCCGGCAGCTCCTGGGGCGGATCGGCGAGGGCACGGACACCGTCACGTACCTCGGCGAGTACACCCGCTCCCGGATCGCCGAGGCGCTCACGCCCGCCGCGGCCGCGCGGATGGTCCAGCTCCCGCCGGGCGTGGACGAGAAGACGTTCCACCCCGACTCGGGTGGCGCCGAGGTCCGCGCCCGCCTCGGGCTCAGCGACCGGCCCGTCGTCGTCTGCGTCTCCCGCCTCGTCCCGCGCAAGGGCCAGGACACCCTGATCCGGGCCCTGCCCGCGATCCTGCGGCGGGTCCCGGACGCGGTCCTCCTGATCGTCGGCGGCGGCCCGTACGAGAAGGACCTGCGCCGCCTCGCCCACGAGACCGGCGTGGCCGGATCCGTACGCTTCACCGGCGCCGTCCCCTGGGCCGAGCTCCCCGCCCACTACGGAGCCGGCGACGTCTTCGCGATGCCCTGCCGCACCCGCCGCGGCGGCCTCGACGTCGAGGGTCTCGGCATCGTCTACCTGGAGGCCTCGGCCACCGGCCTGCCCGTCGTCGCCGGCGACTCCGGCGGCGCCCCCGACGCCGTCCTCGACGGCGAGACCGGCTGGGTCGTCCGCGGCGAATCCGCCGAGGAGACCGCCGACCGCGTCGCGACGCTCCTCCTCGACCCCGAGCTCCGCGCCCGCATGGGCGAGCGCGGGCGCGCCTGGGTCGAGGAGAAGTGGCGCTGGGACCTTCTCGCGGAGCGGCTCAGGGAGCTGCTCTGA
- a CDS encoding SRPBCC family protein — MAEHTSSSITIEAAPADVMGVIADFARYPEWTGEVKEAEVLATDASGRAEKVRLLLDAGAIKDDHTLAYTWTGADEVSWTLVKSQMLRSLDGSYRLAALGGGTRTEVTYQLTVDVKIPMLGMIKRKAEKVIIDRALAGLKKRVESGV; from the coding sequence ATGGCCGAACACACCAGCTCCAGCATCACGATCGAGGCGGCGCCGGCCGACGTCATGGGTGTGATCGCCGACTTCGCCCGCTACCCGGAGTGGACGGGCGAGGTGAAGGAGGCCGAGGTCCTGGCGACGGACGCGTCCGGCCGCGCGGAGAAGGTCCGGCTGCTCCTCGACGCCGGCGCCATCAAGGACGACCACACCCTGGCGTACACCTGGACCGGCGCCGACGAGGTCAGCTGGACCCTGGTCAAGTCCCAGATGCTCCGCTCCCTCGACGGCTCCTACCGGCTCGCCGCGCTCGGCGGCGGCACCCGCACCGAGGTCACGTACCAGCTGACCGTCGACGTCAAGATCCCCATGCTCGGCATGATCAAGCGCAAGGCCGAGAAGGTCATCATCGACCGCGCCCTGGCCGGCCTGAAGAAGCGCGTCGAATCCGGCGTGTGA
- a CDS encoding metallophosphoesterase, translating to MRVHVVSDVHGNAEDLAKAGEGADALICLGDLVLFLDYADHSRGIFPDLFGVENADRLVELRTARRFDEARDLGRRLWAELDVDRDTAIEAAVRRQYAELFAAFPAPTYATYGNVDIPRLWTEYATPGTTVLDGQRVELGGLTFGFVGGGLRTPMRTPYEISDEEYAAKVEALGDVDVLCSHIPPDVPELTYDTVARRFERGSRALLDAIRRTRPRYALFGHVHQPLARRMRIAATECVNVGHFASTGRPFALEW from the coding sequence ATGCGAGTCCATGTGGTCAGTGACGTGCACGGCAACGCCGAAGACCTCGCCAAGGCGGGGGAGGGTGCCGATGCCCTCATATGTCTCGGGGACCTGGTCCTCTTCCTCGACTACGCCGACCACAGCCGGGGGATCTTCCCCGACCTCTTCGGCGTCGAGAACGCCGACCGGCTCGTGGAGCTGCGCACCGCCCGCCGCTTCGACGAGGCCCGTGACCTGGGCCGCCGCCTCTGGGCCGAGCTGGACGTCGACCGCGACACCGCCATCGAGGCCGCCGTCCGCCGTCAGTACGCCGAGCTCTTCGCCGCCTTCCCCGCCCCCACCTACGCCACCTACGGGAACGTCGACATCCCCCGGCTCTGGACCGAGTACGCCACACCGGGCACGACCGTCCTCGACGGGCAGCGCGTCGAGCTGGGCGGCCTCACCTTCGGCTTCGTCGGCGGCGGACTGCGCACCCCGATGCGCACCCCGTACGAGATCTCGGACGAGGAGTACGCGGCCAAGGTCGAGGCCCTCGGGGACGTCGACGTCCTCTGCTCCCACATCCCGCCGGACGTCCCCGAGCTGACCTACGACACCGTGGCCCGCCGCTTCGAGCGCGGCAGCCGCGCGCTGCTCGACGCGATCCGGCGCACCCGGCCCCGGTACGCCCTCTTCGGCCACGTCCACCAGCCGCTCGCCCGGCGGATGCGGATCGCCGCGACCGAGTGCGTCAACGTCGGCCACTTCGCCTCGACCGGCAGGCCCTTCGCCCTGGAGTGGTGA
- a CDS encoding MATE family efflux transporter produces the protein MPAHRRTLVRLARPVYLELLAGVAAGIINMVWVARLGGDAVAAVAVATNVENLLLGVVLLAGSGTTVLVARARGAEDPAGVRAAVRGGTALCALLVPPVALGGYLLREPLAALLLGGQGHPAHALATAYFAISLPGTAVFFATNVLDGILKGAGDTRTPMRLAFLANGLILVLDPLLIHAYGVPGAALATVIGRTVALAVGLLVLRRTALLKAARTTRPALSTAAAVRRTAVTGLPMSVDFTVRMAGALALVSVVARLGVTEIAAYGIATKAMYVATMAFYAVRQAAAIHTAHLLGALEAPAGRLRPGARGHEERKAVARQALVLAAGLGATAAVLLLLGAGPVMRAFGAEPAVAESGALFLRCLGPYLVLMACFIGVAGVFEGSGAGPYLARITVAGVLVQLPLAYALSGLGLAGICLAMALAMAVQCAALGLLHRRGTDAQKEPDRAFSRSG, from the coding sequence ATGCCCGCACACCGCCGGACCCTCGTCCGGCTCGCCCGCCCGGTCTACCTGGAACTCCTCGCAGGGGTCGCCGCCGGCATCATCAACATGGTCTGGGTCGCCCGGCTCGGCGGGGACGCGGTCGCCGCCGTGGCCGTCGCCACCAACGTCGAGAACCTCCTCCTCGGCGTCGTCCTCCTCGCCGGCTCGGGCACCACCGTGCTCGTCGCCCGCGCCCGGGGCGCCGAAGATCCGGCAGGCGTCCGCGCCGCCGTCCGCGGCGGCACCGCCCTCTGCGCGCTCCTCGTGCCACCCGTCGCGCTCGGCGGCTACCTGCTTCGGGAACCGCTCGCCGCCCTGCTCCTCGGCGGCCAGGGGCATCCCGCCCACGCCCTGGCCACCGCCTACTTCGCGATCTCGCTCCCCGGCACGGCCGTCTTCTTCGCCACGAACGTCCTCGACGGAATCCTCAAGGGCGCCGGGGACACCCGCACCCCCATGCGGCTCGCCTTCCTCGCCAACGGACTGATCCTCGTCCTCGATCCGCTGCTCATCCACGCCTACGGGGTGCCGGGTGCCGCCCTCGCCACCGTCATCGGCCGGACCGTCGCCCTCGCGGTCGGGCTGCTCGTCCTGCGCCGCACCGCCCTGCTCAAGGCGGCGCGCACCACCCGCCCCGCCCTGTCGACCGCCGCCGCCGTGCGCCGTACCGCCGTCACAGGGCTGCCCATGTCCGTCGACTTCACCGTACGGATGGCCGGAGCGCTCGCGCTCGTCTCCGTCGTCGCCCGGCTCGGCGTCACCGAGATCGCCGCCTACGGCATCGCCACCAAGGCCATGTACGTCGCGACGATGGCCTTCTACGCCGTGCGGCAGGCCGCCGCCATCCACACGGCGCACCTCCTCGGCGCCCTGGAGGCACCGGCCGGCCGACTGCGGCCCGGCGCCCGGGGGCACGAGGAGCGGAAGGCCGTCGCACGGCAGGCCCTCGTCCTCGCCGCCGGCCTCGGCGCGACCGCCGCCGTGCTGCTGCTCCTCGGCGCGGGACCGGTCATGCGGGCCTTCGGCGCGGAGCCGGCGGTGGCGGAGTCGGGCGCGCTCTTCCTGCGCTGCCTCGGCCCCTACCTGGTGCTCATGGCCTGCTTCATCGGGGTCGCCGGGGTCTTCGAGGGCAGCGGGGCCGGTCCGTACCTCGCCCGGATCACCGTCGCCGGCGTCCTCGTCCAACTGCCGCTCGCCTACGCCCTGTCAGGACTCGGACTCGCCGGGATCTGTCTGGCCATGGCCCTCGCCATGGCCGTGCAGTGCGCCGCTCTCGGCCTGCTGCACCGCCGGGGCACCGACGCTCAGAAGGAGCCGGACAGGGCCTTCTCGCGCTCCGGCTGA
- a CDS encoding ROK family glucokinase, translating into MGLTIGVDIGGTKIAAGVVDEEGNILDTHKVPTPPTPEGIVDAISAAVSEAGKGHSIEAVGIGAAGYVDDKRATVLFAPNIDWRHEPLKDKVEQRVGLPVVVENDANAAAWGEYRFGAGQGHEDVICITLGTGLGGGIIIGNKLRRGRFGVAAEFGHIRVVPDGLLCGCGSQGCWEQYASGRALVRYAKQRANATPERAAVLLGLGDGTPEGIEGKHVSQAARAGDPVAVDSFRELARWAGAGLADLASLFDPSAFIVGGGVSDEGDLVLDPIRKSFRRWLIGGQWRPHAQVLAAQLGNKAGLVGAADLARQG; encoded by the coding sequence ATGGGACTCACCATCGGCGTCGACATCGGCGGCACCAAGATCGCGGCCGGCGTGGTCGACGAGGAGGGCAACATCCTCGACACGCACAAGGTGCCCACCCCGCCGACCCCCGAGGGAATCGTCGACGCGATCAGCGCCGCGGTCTCCGAGGCGGGCAAGGGACACTCGATCGAGGCCGTGGGCATCGGTGCCGCGGGCTACGTCGACGACAAGCGCGCCACCGTCCTCTTCGCGCCGAACATCGACTGGCGGCACGAGCCGCTGAAGGACAAGGTCGAGCAGCGCGTCGGCCTCCCCGTGGTCGTCGAGAACGACGCCAACGCGGCCGCCTGGGGCGAGTACAGGTTCGGCGCCGGCCAGGGCCACGAGGACGTCATCTGCATCACCCTCGGCACCGGCCTCGGCGGCGGCATCATCATCGGCAACAAGCTGCGCCGCGGACGCTTCGGCGTGGCCGCCGAGTTCGGCCACATCCGGGTCGTCCCGGACGGTCTGCTGTGCGGCTGCGGCAGCCAGGGCTGCTGGGAGCAGTACGCCTCCGGGCGCGCGCTCGTCCGGTACGCCAAGCAGCGTGCCAACGCCACGCCGGAGCGCGCGGCGGTCCTGCTGGGCCTCGGCGACGGCACCCCCGAGGGCATCGAGGGCAAGCACGTCAGCCAGGCCGCCCGTGCCGGCGACCCGGTCGCCGTCGACTCCTTCCGCGAGCTGGCCCGCTGGGCGGGCGCCGGTCTCGCGGACCTGGCCTCGCTCTTCGACCCCTCGGCGTTCATCGTCGGCGGCGGCGTCTCGGACGAGGGCGACCTCGTCCTCGACCCGATCCGGAAGTCCTTCCGGCGCTGGCTGATCGGCGGCCAGTGGCGCCCGCACGCGCAGGTCCTCGCGGCCCAGCTCGGCAACAAGGCCGGCCTGGTCGGCGCGGCCGACCTGGCCCGCCAGGGCTGA
- a CDS encoding AMP-dependent synthetase/ligase, which translates to MREFSLPALYEVPTDGNLTDLIRRNASRHPDVAVMGRKVDGVWTDVTATQFLAEVRGVAKGLIASGVEAGDRVALLSRTRYEWVLLDFAIWSAGGVTVPVYETSSPEQIQWILGDSGASLALVESAAHEASVESVRAELPGLKGVRQIDAGAVERLTAEGADVSDELLDARMSAANADDPATIVYTSGTTGRPKGCVLSHRAFFAECGNIVERLKPLFRTGECSVLLFLPAAHVFGRLVEVASVMAPIRLGCVPDIKNLTDELASFRPTLILGVPRVFEKVYNSARAKAQADGKGKIFDKAAHTAIAYSRAIGTPEGPSFGLKLKHKLFDKLVYGKLRAVLGGRGEYAISGGAPLGERLGHFFRGIGFTVLEGYGLTESCAATAFNPWDRQKIGTVGQPLPGSVVRIADDGEVLLHGEHIFSRYWNNEAATAEALADGWFHTGDIGTLDEDGYLAITGRKKEILVTAGGKNVAPAVIEDRIRAHALVAECMVVGDGRPFVGALVTLDEEFLGRWASDHGKPAGSSAASLREDVDLLAEVQRAIDDGNAAVSKAESVRKFRVLPAQFTEEAGHITPSLKLKRNVVAREFADEIEAIYQG; encoded by the coding sequence TTGCGCGAGTTCAGCCTTCCGGCCCTGTACGAGGTCCCCACGGACGGCAACCTGACGGATCTCATCCGCCGCAACGCCTCCCGTCACCCAGACGTCGCCGTGATGGGACGCAAGGTCGACGGTGTCTGGACCGACGTGACGGCCACGCAGTTCCTCGCGGAGGTCCGCGGGGTCGCCAAGGGCCTGATCGCCTCGGGCGTCGAGGCGGGCGACCGGGTCGCGCTGCTGTCCCGTACGCGGTACGAGTGGGTGCTCCTCGACTTCGCGATCTGGAGCGCGGGCGGCGTGACCGTGCCGGTCTACGAGACGAGCTCGCCGGAGCAGATCCAGTGGATCCTCGGCGACTCGGGCGCCTCGCTGGCGCTCGTGGAGAGCGCGGCCCACGAGGCGTCGGTGGAGTCCGTCCGGGCGGAGCTCCCGGGGCTCAAGGGCGTCCGGCAGATCGACGCGGGCGCGGTCGAGCGGCTCACCGCCGAGGGCGCGGACGTCTCCGACGAGCTGCTCGACGCGCGGATGTCGGCGGCGAACGCCGACGACCCGGCCACGATCGTCTACACCTCGGGCACGACGGGCCGCCCCAAGGGCTGCGTCCTGTCCCACCGGGCCTTCTTCGCCGAGTGCGGCAACATCGTGGAGCGGCTGAAGCCCCTCTTCCGTACCGGCGAGTGCTCGGTGCTGCTCTTCCTGCCGGCCGCGCACGTCTTCGGGCGGCTCGTCGAGGTCGCGTCCGTCATGGCGCCGATCCGGCTCGGCTGCGTCCCCGACATCAAGAACCTCACGGACGAGCTGGCCTCCTTCCGGCCGACGCTGATCCTGGGCGTGCCGCGGGTCTTCGAGAAGGTCTACAACTCGGCCCGGGCCAAGGCGCAGGCCGACGGCAAGGGCAAGATCTTCGACAAGGCCGCGCACACGGCGATCGCGTACAGCCGGGCGATCGGGACCCCCGAGGGCCCGTCCTTCGGCCTCAAGCTCAAGCACAAGCTCTTCGACAAGCTCGTCTACGGCAAGCTGCGGGCGGTCCTCGGCGGGCGCGGCGAGTACGCGATCTCGGGCGGCGCGCCGCTGGGCGAGCGGCTCGGCCACTTCTTCCGGGGCATCGGTTTCACCGTCCTGGAGGGCTACGGCCTGACGGAGTCGTGCGCGGCGACCGCGTTCAACCCCTGGGACCGTCAGAAGATCGGCACGGTCGGGCAGCCGCTGCCGGGCTCCGTGGTCCGGATCGCCGACGACGGCGAGGTGCTGCTGCACGGCGAGCACATCTTCTCGCGGTACTGGAACAACGAGGCCGCGACGGCCGAGGCGCTGGCGGACGGCTGGTTCCACACGGGCGACATCGGCACGCTCGACGAGGACGGCTACCTCGCGATCACGGGCCGCAAGAAGGAGATCCTGGTGACGGCGGGCGGCAAGAACGTCGCGCCGGCGGTCATCGAGGACCGCATCCGGGCGCACGCGCTGGTCGCGGAGTGCATGGTGGTCGGCGACGGCCGTCCGTTCGTGGGCGCGCTCGTCACCCTGGACGAGGAGTTCCTCGGCCGCTGGGCGTCCGACCACGGCAAGCCGGCCGGCTCCTCGGCGGCCTCCCTGCGCGAGGACGTCGACCTCCTGGCGGAGGTCCAGCGCGCTATCGACGACGGCAACGCCGCGGTCTCCAAGGCCGAGTCGGTCCGCAAGTTCCGGGTGCTCCCCGCCCAGTTCACGGAGGAGGCGGGCCACATCACCCCGTCCCTGAAGCTGAAGCGCAATGTCGTGGCGCGGGAGTTCGCGGACGAGATCGAGGCGATCTACCAGGGCTGA
- a CDS encoding glycosyltransferase family 87 protein, translating to MTGGVVKNALMSLRLPLGLWALTRVVLLIGVFKIVVVPGPDITFDVSNIYQGWYEVLRTGTYPLDDVTWQYPPAAALAILSPGLLPFLDYSSAFFVLAFLCDAFVFGLLVRTGRRAGRRLDGAWMWIAGVPLLGPTAYARYDVMVTAVAVAGLLAAGRSPRVLGALAGFGAVLKVWPALILVGTAKGRATFRAWSTAAGAAAAVLLLCVLWMPGALAFLSFQRDRGTEVESLGAMVFHVIRHFGWEGEARMNYGSIEFLGPYVSAVSTAALALTIAAFAWLLLWRIRSRRFVSSTVADAAFVAVLLFTVTSRVLSPQYMLWLVGLGAVCLAYRSSRMRVPVYLVIWATAVTHFEFPVWFSHVTRSDPLGMAVLFTRNGMLIAAALIACRILWRQTVTEPRLVEAAIPAQAAQPEREKALSGSF from the coding sequence ATGACGGGCGGCGTAGTGAAGAACGCACTCATGAGCCTGCGGCTTCCGCTCGGTCTCTGGGCTCTCACCAGGGTCGTCCTGCTGATCGGTGTCTTCAAGATCGTGGTGGTCCCCGGGCCGGACATCACCTTCGACGTCTCGAACATCTACCAGGGCTGGTACGAGGTCCTGCGGACCGGCACGTACCCGCTGGACGACGTCACCTGGCAGTACCCGCCGGCCGCGGCCCTCGCGATCCTCTCACCGGGGCTGCTGCCGTTCCTCGACTACTCGTCCGCCTTCTTCGTCCTCGCCTTCCTCTGCGACGCGTTCGTCTTCGGGCTGCTCGTGCGCACGGGCCGCCGCGCGGGCCGGAGGCTCGACGGCGCCTGGATGTGGATCGCGGGCGTCCCGCTGCTCGGTCCGACCGCGTACGCCCGGTACGACGTGATGGTGACCGCCGTCGCGGTGGCGGGGCTGCTCGCGGCCGGCCGGAGCCCGCGCGTCCTCGGCGCCCTCGCCGGCTTCGGCGCGGTCCTGAAGGTGTGGCCCGCGCTGATCCTCGTGGGCACCGCGAAGGGCCGCGCGACCTTCCGCGCCTGGTCGACGGCGGCGGGCGCGGCGGCCGCCGTCCTGCTGCTGTGCGTGCTGTGGATGCCGGGGGCGCTGGCCTTCCTCTCCTTCCAGCGGGACCGCGGCACGGAGGTCGAGTCGCTGGGCGCGATGGTCTTCCACGTCATCCGGCACTTCGGCTGGGAGGGCGAGGCGCGGATGAACTACGGCTCGATCGAGTTCCTCGGCCCGTACGTCTCCGCGGTCTCCACCGCCGCGCTCGCGCTCACCATCGCCGCCTTCGCCTGGCTCCTGCTGTGGCGGATCCGCTCCCGCCGCTTCGTCTCGTCGACGGTCGCGGACGCGGCCTTCGTGGCGGTGCTGCTGTTCACGGTGACGAGCCGGGTGCTCTCCCCGCAGTACATGCTGTGGCTGGTCGGCCTGGGCGCGGTCTGCCTCGCCTACCGGTCGAGCCGGATGCGGGTCCCGGTGTACCTGGTGATCTGGGCGACGGCGGTGACGCACTTCGAGTTCCCGGTGTGGTTCTCGCACGTGACGCGCAGCGACCCGCTGGGCATGGCGGTGCTGTTCACCCGGAACGGCATGCTGATCGCCGCCGCGCTCATCGCCTGCCGGATCCTGTGGCGCCAGACGGTGACGGAGCCGCGTCTCGTCGAGGCGGCCATCCCCGCCCAGGCGGCTCAGCCGGAGCGCGAGAAGGCCCTGTCCGGCTCCTTCTGA
- a CDS encoding DUF5304 domain-containing protein yields the protein MSDSDAWAKACAEDLEAEKARRRAERGAEPGSAAEELRKLFDAVADKVSGGLGGPLLGGLGGQTVQQFVSQAKAVVEPVIERNPQVFDHLAAAGNELLAAYRSAVEGHETRWTRGGTVADDDPRREAHTRDDRDSEDGGDEPRRDDEGPGTGQQIDLD from the coding sequence ATGAGCGATTCGGATGCCTGGGCCAAGGCGTGCGCCGAGGACCTGGAGGCGGAGAAGGCCCGCCGCCGCGCCGAGCGCGGTGCCGAGCCCGGCTCGGCCGCCGAGGAACTCCGCAAGCTCTTCGACGCCGTCGCCGACAAGGTCTCCGGGGGACTCGGGGGCCCGCTGCTCGGCGGTCTCGGCGGGCAGACCGTCCAGCAGTTCGTCAGCCAGGCGAAGGCCGTCGTCGAGCCCGTCATCGAGCGGAACCCGCAGGTCTTCGACCACCTCGCCGCCGCCGGGAACGAACTGCTCGCCGCCTACCGCTCCGCCGTCGAGGGCCACGAGACCCGCTGGACCCGCGGCGGGACCGTCGCCGACGACGACCCGCGCCGTGAGGCCCACACCCGCGACGACCGGGACAGTGAGGACGGCGGGGACGAGCCGCGCCGCGACGACGAAGGGCCGGGAACGGGTCAGCAGATCGACCTCGACTGA